The Pelagibacterium halotolerans B2 genome has a segment encoding these proteins:
- the panB gene encoding 3-methyl-2-oxobutanoate hydroxymethyltransferase, which produces MTYGSAPRPPQSPPAILARKGGQPIVCLTAYTTPIAQLVDNHCDLVLVGDSVGMVLHGLPNTLGVDLDMMIMHGRAVRRGLKSALMVVDLPFGAYEQSPEQAFHNAATLMRETGCDAVKLEGGVHMAETIAFLTRRSIPVMAHIGLTPQSVHTIGGYKVQGRGADAHAILRDAQAVSEAGAFAVVIEKVPDILARRITSDIDIPTIGIGASAACDGQILVVDDMLGMFADFRPKFVKRYADLAGDADKAIAAYAEDVRSRRFPAAEHVFGDVPASVPDAG; this is translated from the coding sequence ATGACTTATGGCAGTGCGCCCAGGCCGCCACAGAGCCCACCGGCCATTTTGGCCCGGAAAGGCGGCCAACCCATCGTTTGCCTTACGGCCTACACAACGCCGATCGCACAGCTTGTCGACAACCATTGCGATCTCGTTCTGGTCGGGGACAGCGTGGGCATGGTGTTGCATGGCCTGCCCAATACGCTCGGGGTCGATCTCGACATGATGATAATGCACGGCAGGGCTGTTCGTCGCGGCCTGAAATCGGCCCTAATGGTGGTCGATCTGCCGTTCGGCGCCTATGAGCAAAGCCCTGAACAGGCGTTCCACAATGCCGCGACATTGATGCGGGAGACGGGGTGTGACGCCGTCAAACTCGAAGGCGGCGTGCATATGGCTGAAACCATCGCCTTTTTGACTCGCCGCTCGATTCCGGTGATGGCTCATATCGGGCTTACGCCACAGTCCGTCCACACGATAGGTGGGTATAAGGTTCAGGGGCGGGGTGCCGATGCCCATGCCATTCTGCGCGATGCACAAGCCGTTTCCGAGGCAGGAGCCTTTGCGGTCGTCATCGAAAAGGTACCCGATATTCTGGCGCGACGCATTACGTCGGACATAGATATTCCCACGATTGGTATTGGCGCTTCAGCGGCGTGCGACGGACAGATTCTGGTTGTCGACGACATGTTGGGCATGTTCGCCGATTTCAGGCCCAAATTCGTCAAGCGCTATGCCGACCTGGCTGGAGACGCAGACAAAGCCATAGCGGCCTATGCCGAAGATGTTCGTTCGCGGCGCTTTCCGGCAGCCGAACATGTCTTCGGCGATGTCCCTGCCAGCGTTCCGGATGCCGGATGA
- a CDS encoding helix-turn-helix domain-containing protein — MAAAIPHSLFSTDTLDPANRFGAWRDQLSVVFDPHLSDTLAPERFSATVSGYRLGALSHMRCRATSQHFVRDRRKIDADGLDNYMIQIFRRGECVASSPKGEVVMKAGEICIFDNAQPLDSCNSDFDLLSLFVPREMLAPLISYPDSRHLSHIAADSPLAALLHNHLAMLHQTADELTWEDAQLLVGPTLSLLAATLNGAPDAAEGSERAIQLALTTTIKRFVDENLASPELSAETLMEAFGVSRARLYRLFGAYDGVATYIRDRRLGMAMTILRNPAQQSRKIIDIAYATGFGSESSFIRAFRRRYGHTPADCRLDHTPSAHFAIADPIDSNWSDWMRSA; from the coding sequence TTGGCAGCCGCAATCCCCCATTCCCTGTTTTCGACCGATACGCTCGATCCCGCCAACAGATTTGGTGCCTGGCGCGACCAGCTTTCCGTGGTTTTCGATCCTCACCTTTCAGATACCCTGGCGCCGGAACGCTTTTCCGCAACGGTCAGCGGGTACCGCCTGGGCGCTTTGAGCCACATGCGGTGCAGAGCGACAAGTCAGCACTTTGTGCGCGACCGCCGCAAAATCGACGCTGACGGACTCGACAACTACATGATCCAGATCTTCCGCCGAGGCGAATGTGTAGCCAGTTCGCCAAAAGGCGAAGTCGTTATGAAAGCCGGTGAAATCTGCATATTCGACAATGCCCAGCCGCTCGATTCCTGCAACAGCGATTTCGACCTCTTGTCGCTCTTCGTTCCGCGCGAGATGCTGGCACCACTCATAAGCTATCCCGACAGCAGGCACCTGTCACACATCGCGGCGGACAGCCCCCTGGCTGCCCTGCTCCACAACCATCTTGCAATGCTCCATCAAACCGCCGACGAACTGACCTGGGAAGATGCCCAACTGCTGGTCGGCCCTACCCTTTCACTGCTGGCGGCAACTCTCAACGGCGCCCCTGATGCAGCAGAGGGCAGCGAACGGGCAATTCAGTTGGCGCTGACAACGACCATCAAGCGGTTTGTCGATGAGAATCTCGCAAGCCCCGAACTTTCCGCTGAGACCCTAATGGAAGCTTTCGGCGTATCCCGCGCACGTCTGTACCGCCTGTTTGGTGCCTATGACGGTGTCGCCACCTATATACGGGACCGCAGGCTGGGCATGGCCATGACAATCTTGCGAAACCCCGCTCAACAGAGCCGCAAGATAATCGATATAGCCTACGCGACGGGGTTCGGATCGGAAAGCTCATTTATCAGGGCTTTCCGCCGCCGCTATGGGCATACGCCGGCCGATTGCCGCCTCGACCATACGCCATCGGCGCATTTTGCGATTGCCGACCCCATCGATTCGAACTGGAGCGACTGGATGCGCTCGGCTTGA
- a CDS encoding 3-carboxy-cis,cis-muconate cycloisomerase yields the protein MSLSAFDHPILSGLFGDPELAELLSARADVEAMVAFEMALAQAQAECGIIPLADAGSIARLADEYAPDFGGLRAGLGRDGVVAPELVKQMRKGLDSQVARSFHFGATSQDVIDTSLVIRLKSITTILASRIAAVETMLADLSDRFGDCKLMARTRMQDALEISVADRIADWSAPLVRHRLRLEEIKARLLVVQYGGAVGVLEKLGEDGSLVTSALASRLGLGVTEKSWHNQRDSIVEFAGWLGLVSGSLGKMGQDIALMAQNAVGDVVLAGGGGSSAMPHKSNPVSAEVLVTLARYTAGSSGILAQSLVHEQERSGAAWTLEWLVLPQMIMATGSSLLIAVRLLDSIQSLGQA from the coding sequence ATGTCTCTTTCCGCCTTCGATCATCCCATTCTCTCTGGCCTGTTCGGCGATCCCGAACTGGCGGAATTGCTGTCGGCCCGGGCCGATGTGGAGGCCATGGTGGCGTTCGAAATGGCGCTTGCACAGGCGCAGGCCGAATGCGGGATCATTCCGCTCGCCGATGCAGGCTCCATTGCGCGTCTGGCAGACGAGTACGCCCCTGATTTCGGGGGCCTGAGGGCCGGGTTGGGGCGGGATGGGGTGGTTGCTCCCGAACTGGTCAAGCAGATGCGGAAGGGTCTTGATAGTCAGGTCGCCAGATCATTCCATTTCGGTGCGACCAGCCAGGATGTGATCGACACAAGTCTCGTTATTCGCCTCAAATCGATAACGACCATTCTCGCTTCCCGCATTGCGGCGGTCGAAACCATGCTTGCTGATCTGTCCGATCGATTTGGGGACTGCAAACTCATGGCCCGGACACGCATGCAGGATGCGCTTGAAATTTCCGTTGCTGACCGGATCGCCGATTGGTCTGCGCCGCTTGTCCGGCATCGCTTGCGTCTCGAAGAGATCAAGGCACGTCTCCTGGTCGTGCAGTATGGCGGCGCCGTAGGCGTGCTCGAAAAGCTCGGAGAAGACGGCTCGCTCGTTACAAGCGCGCTGGCGAGCCGGCTGGGCCTGGGCGTCACAGAGAAATCCTGGCACAACCAGCGCGACAGCATCGTTGAGTTTGCCGGCTGGCTCGGTCTCGTCTCTGGCAGCCTGGGCAAGATGGGGCAGGATATTGCCCTGATGGCTCAGAACGCCGTCGGCGATGTTGTGCTGGCCGGGGGCGGAGGCTCTTCCGCCATGCCGCACAAGTCAAATCCGGTTTCGGCCGAGGTGCTCGTCACACTGGCCCGTTACACGGCGGGAAGCAGCGGCATCCTGGCCCAGTCGCTGGTGCACGAACAGGAGCGCTCAGGCGCTGCCTGGACATTGGAATGGCTCGTCCTGCCCCAGATGATCATGGCTACCGGCAGCAGCCTGCTCATTGCGGTCCGTCTGCTCGATTCCATTCAATCACTTGGCCAAGCCTGA
- the pcaG gene encoding protocatechuate 3,4-dioxygenase subunit alpha: MSKPLDYLKETPSQTAGPYVHIGMTPNEYDIGGVIPEDLGLRVVSEGVKGERITVTGRVIDGGGNPVADCVIEIWQADANGIYNSPMEHRSGVDPNFSGWGRQPAGANGEFSFDTIKPGPVPAGGGLMAPHITFWIVARGINVGLQTRMYFSDEQEANQKDPVLAKARMIARDKTMIGQRDGNVVTFDIYLQGENETVFLDV; this comes from the coding sequence ATGTCGAAGCCGCTTGACTACCTCAAGGAAACGCCCTCGCAAACGGCCGGTCCCTACGTGCATATCGGCATGACTCCGAATGAATACGACATTGGCGGGGTGATCCCCGAGGATCTCGGCCTCAGGGTCGTGTCTGAAGGGGTTAAGGGCGAACGCATAACTGTCACCGGCCGGGTTATCGATGGCGGCGGCAATCCGGTCGCGGACTGCGTCATCGAAATCTGGCAGGCCGATGCCAACGGCATCTACAACAGCCCCATGGAGCACCGCTCAGGCGTCGACCCAAATTTTTCGGGCTGGGGGCGCCAGCCCGCCGGCGCCAACGGCGAGTTTTCGTTCGATACCATTAAGCCGGGGCCGGTTCCTGCCGGCGGCGGCCTCATGGCGCCCCACATTACCTTCTGGATCGTGGCGCGGGGCATCAATGTCGGGTTGCAGACCCGGATGTATTTTTCGGACGAGCAAGAGGCCAACCAAAAAGATCCGGTGCTGGCCAAGGCGCGCATGATCGCCCGCGACAAAACGATGATCGGCCAGCGCGATGGCAATGTCGTAACCTTCGACATCTACCTTCAGGGTGAAAACGAAACGGTGTTTCTGGACGTCTGA
- the pcaH gene encoding protocatechuate 3,4-dioxygenase subunit beta, translated as MNNRFSNSRAEAAAFMERDHSQHPPAFAPGYKSSVLRAPRQSLISFASTLSEKTGPAFGHNMLGEYDNDLIINYARPGEEAIGQRIVVHGRVIDQNAKPVPNVLVEFWQANAGGRYRHKREGYRAPLDPNFGGFGRTITDEDGYYWFRTIKPGPYPWPNGVNDWRPAHIHFSLFGTGFAQRLISQMYFEGDPLIKICPIVNTISDPDAIDRLVARLDMNNTIPMDLRAYRFDIVLRGRRSTFFENRKEGN; from the coding sequence ATGAATAACCGTTTTAGCAATTCGCGTGCCGAAGCCGCGGCCTTTATGGAGCGCGATCATTCCCAGCATCCGCCAGCGTTTGCGCCGGGATACAAGTCCTCGGTTTTGCGGGCGCCCAGGCAATCGCTCATCAGTTTTGCCAGTACGTTGAGCGAAAAGACAGGCCCGGCCTTCGGCCACAACATGCTGGGCGAATACGACAATGATCTCATCATCAATTATGCAAGGCCCGGCGAGGAAGCCATCGGCCAGCGCATCGTCGTGCATGGCCGGGTCATTGACCAGAACGCGAAGCCCGTGCCCAATGTGCTCGTCGAGTTCTGGCAGGCCAATGCGGGCGGGCGCTATCGCCACAAGCGTGAAGGCTATCGCGCGCCGCTCGATCCCAATTTCGGCGGCTTCGGCCGCACGATCACCGATGAGGACGGATATTACTGGTTCCGCACCATCAAGCCCGGGCCCTATCCCTGGCCCAATGGGGTCAACGACTGGCGTCCCGCCCATATCCATTTCTCGCTGTTCGGCACCGGCTTTGCCCAGCGTCTCATCAGCCAGATGTATTTCGAGGGAGATCCGCTCATCAAGATCTGCCCCATCGTCAACACGATCAGCGATCCCGATGCGATCGACCGGCTCGTCGCCCGGCTCGATATGAACAACACGATCCCGATGGATCTGCGCGCCTATCGTTTCGATATCGTGCTTCGCGGTCGCCGTTCGACCTTCTTTGAAAACCGCAAGGAGGGCAATTGA
- the pcaC gene encoding 4-carboxymuconolactone decarboxylase has translation MTQHEGRSARHNQGMATRRSVLGEGYVDRRAAATSEFERPFQELITEAAWGHVWSRDNWDKRQRSIVTIALLAALGHYEEMVMHIEATARTGATEDDIREIMLHVAIYAGVPTANHAIKLARQALERMKEGKHE, from the coding sequence ATGACGCAGCACGAGGGCCGATCGGCCCGCCACAATCAGGGCATGGCGACGCGCCGTAGCGTGCTCGGCGAAGGCTATGTCGACAGGCGGGCGGCCGCGACCTCCGAGTTCGAACGCCCGTTCCAGGAGCTTATCACCGAGGCCGCGTGGGGCCATGTGTGGTCGCGCGACAATTGGGACAAGCGGCAACGCTCGATTGTCACCATCGCCCTTCTGGCCGCTCTCGGGCACTATGAGGAAATGGTGATGCATATCGAGGCGACCGCCCGCACCGGCGCCACCGAGGACGACATCCGCGAGATCATGCTTCATGTCGCGATCTACGCGGGCGTTCCCACCGCCAACCACGCCATAAAGCTCGCCCGGCAGGCTCTCGAGCGCATGAAGGAAGGCAAGCATGAATAA
- the pcaQ gene encoding pca operon transcription factor PcaQ, whose amino-acid sequence MGIELIDSRVRFRHLRTFIEVVRQNSVGRAAQVLAVSQPAVTKTIRELEEILDKKLFEKDGRGLKVTRYGEVFLRHAGASVAALQTGIDSLSRVDAGPPVRIGALPTVSARIMPGVMERFLAEGTDSPVKIVTGENQVLLGQLRTGTLDLVVGRLAAPEQMAGLTFEYLYSEQVRFVVRAGHPLLAGNQFDFERIRDYTILMPPIGSVIRPYVDRYLLAHGLAELPHAIETVSDSFGHVFVSQTDAIWVISEGVVIREMTAGRLAALPVDTTETQGAVGLTTREDSPSNASLEILTHTIRDVIRERAG is encoded by the coding sequence ATGGGTATTGAATTGATCGACAGCCGCGTCCGCTTCCGCCATTTGCGCACCTTCATAGAGGTGGTCCGCCAGAATTCCGTCGGGCGGGCGGCGCAGGTACTTGCGGTCAGCCAACCGGCTGTGACCAAGACCATCCGCGAACTCGAAGAGATTCTCGACAAGAAGCTGTTTGAAAAAGACGGACGCGGTCTCAAGGTCACGCGCTATGGCGAAGTGTTCCTGCGTCATGCCGGTGCCTCGGTGGCTGCCCTCCAGACCGGCATTGACAGCCTGAGCCGCGTCGATGCCGGGCCGCCGGTCAGGATTGGAGCATTGCCCACCGTATCGGCACGCATAATGCCCGGGGTGATGGAGCGCTTCCTGGCGGAGGGCACCGACAGCCCGGTCAAGATCGTGACCGGAGAAAATCAGGTACTGCTGGGCCAACTGCGCACCGGAACGCTTGACCTGGTGGTAGGGCGGCTCGCGGCCCCCGAGCAGATGGCCGGCCTCACCTTCGAGTATCTCTATTCCGAACAGGTGCGCTTCGTCGTCCGCGCCGGACATCCGCTGCTTGCCGGAAACCAGTTCGACTTCGAGCGCATTCGCGATTATACGATCCTGATGCCCCCAATCGGTTCGGTCATCCGCCCCTATGTCGACCGGTATCTTCTTGCGCACGGGTTGGCCGAACTGCCTCATGCCATCGAAACGGTTTCGGATTCCTTCGGGCACGTCTTTGTGTCGCAGACCGACGCCATCTGGGTCATTTCCGAGGGCGTAGTGATCCGCGAGATGACTGCGGGCCGTCTTGCCGCGTTGCCTGTCGACACCACGGAAACCCAGGGCGCCGTCGGCCTGACCACACGGGAGGACTCGCCCTCCAATGCCTCGCTCGAAATCCTGACCCACACCATACGCGACGTTATCCGCGAACGCGCCGGCTGA
- a CDS encoding helix-turn-helix domain-containing protein encodes MEAIPTYALYGENENSGESWLHWETITSRSRLHGFRISPHRHDQLYQILYLKGGHATVMLDGNTFELSPPALVIVPPLTVHSFVFSEGVDGFVLTFYIEDVRNGLSDIGTAIDGLMQPCILKPVTGVVDGEELDQAVERLIAEADHSAPGQVAALRARLSLLLVAAHRLDLAAARSDGSGTGPAERHAHAFLGLVDRHFRDTRKVGFYASRLGITPTHLNRVCRQVLGLSALTIIERRILLEARRYLQFSSLSIKEIGIVLGYPDPAYFSRFMSRRLGHGPQALREGLSRRVRG; translated from the coding sequence ATGGAAGCCATTCCGACTTATGCACTCTATGGAGAGAATGAGAACAGCGGCGAAAGCTGGCTGCATTGGGAGACCATTACCTCCCGGTCGCGCCTGCATGGCTTTCGCATATCCCCTCATCGGCACGACCAGCTTTATCAGATCCTCTACCTCAAAGGGGGACACGCCACGGTCATGCTCGATGGCAACACATTCGAGCTCTCGCCGCCGGCCCTGGTCATCGTGCCGCCGCTCACTGTGCACAGCTTCGTTTTTTCCGAAGGCGTCGATGGTTTCGTTCTGACCTTCTATATCGAGGACGTTCGAAACGGCCTGTCCGACATCGGGACCGCCATCGATGGACTGATGCAGCCATGCATCCTCAAGCCGGTGACGGGGGTTGTGGACGGCGAGGAGCTCGACCAGGCTGTCGAACGGCTGATCGCCGAAGCGGATCACAGCGCGCCGGGGCAGGTTGCCGCCCTCAGGGCACGCTTGAGCCTGTTGCTTGTCGCCGCCCATCGGCTCGATCTGGCGGCCGCGCGAAGCGACGGTTCGGGCACGGGGCCGGCCGAGCGGCACGCTCACGCGTTTCTGGGCCTTGTCGACCGCCATTTCCGGGATACGCGCAAGGTGGGATTTTACGCGAGCCGGTTGGGGATAACGCCAACTCATCTCAACCGCGTGTGCCGGCAGGTTCTCGGGCTTTCGGCCCTGACGATCATCGAGCGGCGGATCCTGCTCGAGGCCCGGCGCTATCTTCAGTTTTCGAGCCTGAGCATCAAGGAGATCGGCATCGTTTTGGGCTATCCTGATCCTGCCTATTTCAGCCGCTTCATGTCGCGGCGGCTGGGGCATGGGCCGCAGGCGTTACGTGAAGGGCTCAGCCGGCGCGTTCGCGGATAA
- the pobA gene encoding 4-hydroxybenzoate 3-monooxygenase: MRTQVAIIGAGPAGLTLGRLLEAAGIDAVVIERRSADYVLGRIRAGVLEQSSVDLLRQMGVNQRMDAEGIFHDGVELSFNGDMLRINFQELIGRRVMVYGQTEVTRDLMDARAASGAKSIYEASNVQIYDFDGETPRITFDKDGQSHQIECDFIAGCDGFHGVSRASVPEKAISLFERIYPFGWLGVLVDQPPVAEELIYAHHERGFALCSMRSHSRSRYYVQVGSSEKVQDWSDDRFWDELRARLNPEIAESLKSGPSIEKSIAPLRSFVAEPVRFGRLFLTGDAAHIVPPTGAKGLNMAIHDVAELATALSEFYGERSSAGIDTYSARVLENTWRTERFSWWMTQLLHTFPDGGDFGRRIQRADFDYLGASRIAQQSLAENYTGFRP; the protein is encoded by the coding sequence ATGCGCACTCAGGTTGCAATCATAGGTGCTGGACCGGCTGGACTGACCCTGGGACGGCTCCTGGAGGCCGCCGGCATCGATGCCGTGGTGATCGAACGGCGCAGCGCCGACTATGTGCTCGGACGAATCCGGGCGGGCGTTCTCGAGCAGAGTTCGGTGGACCTGCTGCGCCAGATGGGCGTCAACCAGCGCATGGATGCCGAGGGTATTTTCCATGACGGCGTTGAACTGTCCTTTAACGGCGACATGCTCCGCATAAATTTCCAGGAGTTGATCGGCCGTCGGGTGATGGTCTATGGCCAGACCGAGGTCACGCGTGACCTGATGGACGCGCGAGCTGCGTCGGGTGCCAAGTCCATCTACGAGGCAAGCAACGTCCAGATTTATGATTTCGATGGCGAAACGCCACGGATTACCTTCGACAAGGACGGACAGTCCCACCAGATCGAATGTGACTTTATTGCCGGTTGTGACGGCTTTCATGGCGTGTCCCGCGCCAGCGTTCCGGAAAAGGCCATTTCTCTTTTCGAACGCATTTATCCCTTTGGCTGGCTCGGAGTGCTTGTGGACCAGCCACCTGTCGCTGAGGAACTGATCTACGCCCATCACGAGCGGGGATTTGCCCTGTGCTCTATGCGCTCGCATTCGCGATCACGCTACTATGTCCAGGTGGGCTCAAGCGAAAAGGTCCAAGATTGGTCCGATGACAGGTTTTGGGACGAATTGCGGGCCCGTCTCAATCCCGAGATCGCAGAGAGCCTCAAGTCGGGCCCGTCGATCGAAAAATCCATCGCGCCATTGCGCAGCTTCGTTGCTGAACCTGTGCGATTTGGACGCCTGTTCCTGACCGGCGACGCCGCGCATATCGTGCCGCCAACGGGCGCAAAAGGCCTTAACATGGCCATCCACGACGTCGCCGAACTCGCCACCGCACTCAGCGAGTTTTATGGCGAACGATCAAGCGCCGGTATCGATACCTATTCCGCCAGGGTCCTGGAAAACACCTGGCGCACCGAGCGCTTTTCCTGGTGGATGACCCAACTCCTGCACACATTTCCCGATGGTGGCGATTTCGGTCGCCGCATCCAGCGCGCCGATTTCGACTACCTGGGCGCCTCCCGCATTGCACAGCAATCCCTGGCCGAAAACTACACGGGGTTCCGGCCATGA
- a CDS encoding tannase/feruloyl esterase family alpha/beta hydrolase yields the protein MIDSHRTRSAAQPVWLAMASVLLLSTTTAPGLAQVLEDACVALAGTSVQAESLGLPTGGASLQTAVMAQLDDGTSFCQVNGAIHPVSEAPDINFQVNLPAEWNQRSVQFGGGGYNGTLVEATGHLGNTDPSLPTPLAQGYVTYGSDSGHQTTGGIDGSFLLNAEALANFGGLQLKKTHDVAMYLIETLYGEAPQYRYFAGASQGGHEALTVAQRWPLDYEGVSVTYPAYNFTALQLSGNRNAKALYADGAKLSPADVDTLNSAVYDACDGLDGAEDGIVSNIGACDAAFDVTTLLCEGEKADGCLAQPQIDALDVWNSSYELPITMQGGLQDYARWPIYHGGDLYGLWGMGAEEAPSIPPAPVADAGLYVLADPLIRYAIAGNPDGFDSLAFEPEEYLSEISEVSYLIDANDPNLSAFRDHGGKMLLMHGTIDFAISPFNTVRYYERMVETFGQERVDEFTRFYMVPGFGHGSGVFQLGWDPLGPLADWVEKGEAPAELVGVDRAEATAGRTRPMCIYPTYPQYSGQGDMDDASAFTCADPN from the coding sequence ATGATCGATTCCCACCGCACGCGAAGCGCAGCCCAGCCGGTTTGGCTGGCCATGGCTTCCGTGTTGCTGCTTTCCACAACAACGGCGCCCGGACTTGCGCAAGTCCTTGAAGACGCCTGTGTCGCATTGGCTGGCACATCGGTACAGGCAGAATCGTTGGGCCTGCCCACAGGTGGCGCAAGCCTACAGACCGCCGTGATGGCACAGCTCGATGACGGAACCTCGTTCTGTCAGGTCAATGGCGCCATCCATCCGGTGAGCGAGGCGCCTGATATCAACTTCCAGGTCAACTTGCCCGCCGAGTGGAACCAGCGTTCCGTCCAATTTGGCGGCGGCGGATACAATGGAACGCTTGTCGAGGCGACGGGACACCTGGGCAATACTGACCCGAGCCTGCCCACACCGCTCGCCCAGGGCTATGTGACCTATGGGTCGGATTCCGGGCACCAGACCACCGGCGGCATAGACGGCAGTTTTCTGCTCAATGCAGAAGCGCTGGCCAATTTTGGCGGCCTGCAACTCAAGAAGACCCATGACGTCGCGATGTATCTGATCGAGACGCTTTACGGCGAGGCACCCCAATACCGCTATTTCGCCGGGGCATCCCAGGGCGGACACGAAGCCCTCACGGTCGCCCAACGCTGGCCGCTCGACTACGAAGGCGTGTCCGTCACCTATCCTGCCTACAATTTTACAGCGCTCCAGCTCTCGGGAAACCGTAACGCCAAGGCGCTCTACGCTGACGGTGCCAAGCTTTCACCCGCGGACGTCGATACCCTCAACAGCGCCGTTTATGATGCCTGCGACGGACTGGACGGGGCCGAGGACGGCATCGTTTCCAACATCGGGGCCTGCGACGCGGCCTTCGATGTGACGACCTTGTTGTGCGAGGGCGAGAAGGCCGACGGGTGTCTGGCACAACCGCAAATCGATGCACTCGATGTCTGGAACAGCTCCTATGAATTGCCGATAACGATGCAGGGTGGGCTGCAGGACTACGCTCGCTGGCCGATCTATCATGGCGGCGATCTCTATGGCCTTTGGGGCATGGGAGCCGAGGAAGCGCCCTCTATCCCGCCAGCTCCCGTGGCTGACGCAGGTCTCTACGTCCTGGCCGACCCTCTGATCCGCTATGCCATCGCCGGCAACCCCGATGGCTTTGATTCCCTCGCATTCGAGCCGGAAGAATATCTCAGCGAGATTTCCGAAGTCTCCTATCTTATCGATGCCAACGATCCGAACCTTTCTGCCTTCCGCGATCACGGTGGCAAGATGTTGCTTATGCATGGGACGATCGACTTCGCGATCAGCCCGTTCAACACGGTGCGCTACTACGAGCGCATGGTTGAAACGTTTGGACAAGAACGCGTGGACGAATTCACCCGCTTCTACATGGTTCCTGGTTTCGGTCATGGGTCAGGTGTTTTCCAGCTTGGCTGGGACCCGCTCGGCCCGCTTGCAGACTGGGTCGAAAAGGGTGAGGCCCCTGCCGAACTTGTCGGGGTTGATCGCGCCGAAGCGACCGCCGGTCGCACCCGTCCGATGTGCATCTACCCCACCTATCCCCAATATTCGGGCCAGGGCGACATGGACGACGCCTCCGCCTTCACCTGTGCCGATCCGAACTGA
- a CDS encoding cytochrome c oxidase assembly protein — MDFSNAYCGPPPLPQDLWLRWSLDPFAAVLMAALLGAWLFAGRRDSLGRGALVGALALIAVAFFSPLCDLTTALFSARVAHHVILIGIVAPLLAIALPWKSGPLLPLSALTLLNTLTVWIWHAPSAYEWAIVGVGPYWLMQLSLLGTAWLFWREILSPLARTGGALIALVAFIAQMGLLGALLVFAPFPVYAPHLTTTAVFGLSALTDQQLAGLLMWVPAMAPYLLAGVGLALRLTNALSVSQRSGSTR; from the coding sequence ATGGATTTTTCGAATGCCTATTGCGGGCCGCCACCGCTGCCGCAGGATTTGTGGCTTCGATGGTCGCTCGATCCGTTTGCCGCGGTATTGATGGCTGCCCTGTTGGGCGCATGGCTCTTTGCCGGTCGCCGGGATTCCTTGGGGCGCGGTGCATTGGTTGGCGCCCTGGCGCTGATCGCGGTGGCTTTCTTCTCCCCACTTTGCGACCTGACCACCGCCCTCTTTTCGGCGCGCGTCGCTCATCATGTCATTCTGATCGGCATTGTCGCACCGCTCCTCGCCATCGCCTTGCCGTGGAAAAGTGGCCCCCTGTTGCCATTGTCGGCGCTGACGCTGCTCAATACGCTCACCGTCTGGATCTGGCATGCACCGAGCGCCTATGAATGGGCGATAGTGGGCGTCGGGCCCTATTGGCTCATGCAACTCTCGTTGCTGGGAACCGCCTGGTTGTTCTGGCGGGAGATCCTCTCGCCTCTGGCCCGCACCGGCGGCGCTCTGATCGCTCTCGTTGCCTTTATCGCCCAGATGGGCCTGCTGGGCGCGCTCCTGGTGTTCGCCCCGTTCCCGGTCTATGCGCCGCATCTGACAACGACCGCCGTATTCGGCCTGTCGGCGCTGACCGATCAACAACTCGCCGGTCTTCTCATGTGGGTACCCGCCATGGCGCCTTACCTTCTGGCCGGCGTCGGACTGGCTTTGCGCCTGACCAATGCGCTTTCGGTATCCCAGCGCTCGGGTTCGACCCGATGA